The following proteins are co-located in the Halarcobacter sp. genome:
- a CDS encoding shikimate dehydrogenase codes for MSDNKELFAIFGNPVEHSKSPQMHNAGFDNINYKGEYVKHLIEDGNKVKDIFLDKAYKGVNITVPHKEFAYKNADEVRGLAQKIKAVNTYINENGKVIAYNTDAPGFLKAIESFGEIKSVLLLGAGGTAKAISLALQENGIEVTVLNRSEGKLDFFKEHNIKCYSWKTFQVKEYDLVVNSTSAGLKDEYLPCDKELLEKVFKTAKYAFDCVYGKVTPFLALAKENGLEIKDGEDMLLYQGVLAFEYFTNTKANEELVEAMRKGLKA; via the coding sequence ATGTCAGATAATAAAGAACTTTTTGCAATATTTGGAAACCCAGTTGAACACTCAAAATCACCACAAATGCACAATGCAGGATTTGATAATATAAACTACAAAGGTGAATATGTAAAACACCTAATAGAAGATGGTAATAAAGTAAAAGATATATTTTTAGATAAAGCATACAAAGGTGTTAATATAACTGTTCCACATAAAGAGTTTGCATATAAAAATGCAGATGAAGTAAGAGGTTTAGCACAAAAAATAAAAGCTGTAAACACATATATAAATGAAAATGGAAAAGTTATAGCATATAACACAGATGCACCAGGATTTTTAAAAGCTATTGAAAGCTTTGGAGAGATTAAATCTGTACTTCTTTTAGGTGCAGGAGGAACAGCAAAAGCTATTAGTCTTGCTTTACAGGAAAATGGCATAGAAGTAACTGTTTTAAATAGAAGTGAAGGAAAACTAGACTTCTTTAAAGAACACAATATAAAGTGTTATTCTTGGAAAACCTTCCAAGTAAAAGAGTATGACTTAGTTGTAAACTCAACAAGTGCAGGACTAAAAGATGAATATCTTCCTTGTGATAAAGAGTTACTTGAAAAAGTATTTAAAACAGCAAAATATGCTTTTGATTGTGTTTATGGAAAAGTTACACCATTTTTAGCTTTAGCAAAAGAAAATGGCCTTGAGATTAAAGATGGGGAAGATATGCTTCTTTATCAAGGTGTATTAGCTTTTGAATACTTTACAAACACAAAAGCAAATGAAGAACTAGTTGAAGCTATGAGAAAAGGTTTAAAAGCTTAA
- the purU gene encoding formyltetrahydrofolate deformylase → MKEYILLIDTIDEKGLVYNVSKILFANHLNIEQNAEFVDKDTNKFFMRSVISGDLNPNILLKELKEVLPKDSTVKLNLKSKKDIVILATKESHVLGDLLIRYIDGELDANIKAVIANHDYLKDLVEKFDIPFHCISAEDMDREAHEDLVIEQIKEYEPELIVLAKYMRILTPKFVNSFPQQVLNIHHSFLPAFIGANPYKQAHHRGVKIIGATAHYVTDDLDEGPIIAQDVVRVDHTYSWQDMRRAGRNVEKVVLSTALQHLLEDKVFVFGNKTVIL, encoded by the coding sequence ATGAAAGAATATATACTTCTTATTGATACTATCGATGAAAAAGGTCTTGTTTACAATGTATCTAAGATTCTTTTTGCAAACCACTTAAATATAGAACAAAATGCAGAGTTCGTTGACAAAGATACAAATAAATTTTTTATGAGGTCTGTAATCTCTGGTGATTTAAATCCAAATATACTTTTAAAAGAATTAAAAGAGGTTTTACCTAAAGATTCCACTGTTAAGTTAAATTTGAAATCTAAAAAAGATATTGTAATTTTAGCAACAAAAGAATCTCATGTTTTAGGAGATTTACTTATTAGATATATAGATGGTGAACTTGATGCAAATATTAAAGCTGTTATTGCAAACCATGATTATCTTAAAGATTTAGTTGAAAAATTTGATATTCCATTTCATTGCATTAGTGCAGAAGATATGGATAGAGAAGCTCATGAGGATTTAGTTATTGAACAAATCAAAGAGTATGAACCAGAATTAATCGTATTAGCCAAATATATGAGAATATTAACACCTAAATTTGTTAATAGTTTCCCTCAACAAGTACTTAATATACACCATTCGTTTTTACCAGCATTTATAGGAGCCAATCCATATAAACAAGCACACCATAGAGGTGTTAAGATTATAGGAGCAACAGCTCATTATGTAACTGATGATTTAGATGAAGGGCCAATTATTGCACAAGATGTTGTAAGAGTTGATCATACTTATTCTTGGCAAGATATGAGAAGAGCAGGGCGAAATGTAGAAAAAGTTGTATTATCTACTGCACTTCAACATCTTTTAGAAGACAAAGTTTTTGTTTTCGGAAATAAAACAGTAATTTTATAA
- a CDS encoding malic enzyme-like NAD(P)-binding protein, whose product MSKQVTKEEALEYHQFPNPGKLAIETTTELKTQRDLSLAYTPGVAFPCLEIEEDPENAFKYTTKRNLVAVISNGTAVLGLGNIGALASKPVMEGKSVLFKKFSAIDSFDIEVDEVEVDKFVNVCKAISPTFGGINLEDIKSPECFEIERRLIDELNIPVMHDDQHGTAIITTAGLINACDIIKKELSDLKVVVVGAGAAAISCSRMYKAVGVENIIMCDSKGVIHDGRDDLNKYKKEFSISEPLTVLDAFREADVVLGLSRPGTFTQEHIAVMADEPIVFTLANPTPELFPDEILAIRDKAIVGTGRSDFNNQVNNVIGFPFIFRGALDVQAKKINMAMKKAAAQAIADLAKKPVTEDIKEIFGDHLVYSKEYILPKPFDKRLIVEVSAAVAQAAVDSGVARVKNFDIEEYKNKLSKMI is encoded by the coding sequence ATGAGTAAACAAGTAACTAAAGAAGAAGCTTTAGAATATCATCAGTTTCCAAATCCAGGGAAACTAGCAATTGAAACAACGACAGAATTAAAAACGCAAAGAGATTTATCTTTAGCATATACTCCTGGGGTTGCATTTCCTTGTCTTGAGATTGAAGAAGACCCGGAAAATGCATTTAAATATACTACAAAAAGAAATCTTGTAGCAGTAATCTCAAATGGTACAGCTGTACTAGGCCTTGGTAATATTGGTGCATTAGCATCTAAGCCAGTTATGGAAGGTAAATCTGTACTATTTAAAAAGTTTTCTGCTATTGATTCATTTGATATTGAAGTTGACGAAGTAGAAGTAGATAAGTTTGTAAATGTATGTAAAGCTATCTCACCTACATTCGGGGGAATCAACTTAGAGGATATAAAATCACCAGAATGTTTTGAGATTGAAAGAAGATTAATTGATGAACTAAATATTCCTGTAATGCATGATGACCAACATGGTACTGCAATCATCACAACAGCAGGTTTAATCAACGCTTGTGATATTATCAAAAAAGAGTTATCTGATTTAAAAGTTGTAGTTGTTGGAGCTGGAGCAGCAGCTATTTCTTGTAGTAGAATGTATAAAGCTGTTGGTGTTGAAAATATTATTATGTGTGATTCTAAAGGTGTTATTCATGATGGTAGAGATGATTTAAATAAATATAAAAAAGAGTTTTCTATCTCTGAACCATTGACAGTACTTGATGCTTTTAGAGAAGCTGATGTTGTATTAGGACTTTCTAGACCAGGTACTTTCACACAAGAACATATTGCAGTTATGGCAGATGAGCCTATTGTATTTACACTTGCAAATCCTACACCTGAATTATTTCCTGATGAGATTTTAGCTATTAGAGATAAAGCAATTGTTGGAACAGGAAGAAGTGATTTTAATAACCAAGTAAACAATGTAATTGGGTTTCCTTTTATTTTTAGAGGTGCTTTAGATGTACAGGCTAAGAAAATAAATATGGCTATGAAAAAAGCTGCTGCACAAGCAATTGCTGATTTAGCTAAAAAACCAGTAACAGAAGATATTAAAGAGATTTTTGGAGACCATTTAGTATATTCAAAAGAGTATATCCTTCCAAAACCATTTGATAAAAGACTTATTGTAGAAGTTTCAGCTGCAGTTGCACAAGCTGCTGTTGATTCAGGTGTTGCAAGAGTTAAAAATTTTGATATTGAAGAGTACAAAAACAAACTATCTAAAATGATTTAA
- a CDS encoding TetR/AcrR family transcriptional regulator: protein MKKESLTKRKIKEAALFLFNEEGTLPTTTNHIAKYAKISTGNLYYHYKNKEQIIEDIYIKMSEEFDQLNSFDKLLNSENPIIELSNAYDRFGELFYKYRFMMRDSSVLIALYENIKDIFLERERLRISQIENLIEFFIQKDIFIPLSQEEIKLNAKLNWFISTYWQNFITIDSKITKETIKEMKEVVFKTNIIPLLTKKGKILFEEI, encoded by the coding sequence ATGAAAAAAGAATCATTGACAAAAAGAAAGATAAAAGAAGCTGCTTTATTTTTATTTAACGAAGAAGGTACACTTCCTACAACTACAAATCATATTGCAAAGTATGCTAAAATATCTACAGGAAACCTTTATTATCACTATAAAAACAAAGAACAAATAATAGAAGATATTTATATAAAGATGTCAGAAGAGTTTGATCAATTAAATAGTTTTGATAAATTGTTAAATAGTGAAAACCCTATAATAGAATTATCAAATGCTTATGATAGATTTGGTGAACTTTTTTATAAATATAGATTTATGATGAGAGATAGTTCTGTATTGATTGCACTTTATGAAAATATAAAAGATATATTTCTAGAAAGGGAGAGACTAAGAATTTCACAAATTGAAAATTTGATAGAGTTTTTTATACAAAAAGATATATTTATTCCTTTAAGTCAAGAGGAAATAAAATTAAATGCAAAACTAAATTGGTTTATTTCAACTTATTGGCAAAATTTTATAACTATAGATTCAAAAATCACAAAAGAGACGATAAAAGAGATGAAAGAGGTAGTTTTTAAAACAAATATTATCCCTCTTTTAACAAAAAAAGGGAAAATATTGTTTGAAGAGATTTAA
- a CDS encoding response regulator transcription factor: MYKILILEDDELFKESLEDFLEDEGFEVVGATDGEQVLEICYENRFDLYLFDINVPKLDGIETLKELREKLDDTPTIYLTSYKDKEKLTEGFICGCDDYLKKPIDLDELLLRIMSLLKRSGKVMENIQLNDEISFDPKNRRVLKDGEDIYIAGKVIDLLELFLEKKEAIVTKEMIIEKLWEFNEDYSEGSIRVYINNLKKLLGKDKIKNIKGVGYKVEL; encoded by the coding sequence TTGTATAAAATATTGATTTTAGAAGATGATGAACTATTTAAAGAGAGTTTAGAAGATTTTTTAGAAGATGAAGGTTTTGAAGTTGTTGGTGCAACTGATGGAGAACAAGTACTTGAAATATGTTATGAAAATAGATTTGATTTATACCTTTTTGATATAAATGTTCCTAAACTTGATGGAATAGAAACATTAAAAGAGTTAAGAGAAAAACTTGATGATACTCCAACTATATATTTAACTTCATATAAAGATAAAGAAAAATTAACAGAAGGTTTTATATGTGGTTGTGATGATTATCTTAAAAAACCTATTGATTTAGATGAATTACTTTTAAGAATAATGTCACTTTTAAAAAGAAGTGGAAAAGTTATGGAAAATATCCAGTTAAATGATGAAATAAGTTTTGATCCTAAAAATAGAAGAGTTCTAAAAGATGGGGAAGATATTTATATTGCTGGAAAAGTTATTGACTTATTAGAACTTTTTTTAGAAAAAAAAGAGGCAATTGTTACAAAAGAGATGATTATAGAAAAGCTTTGGGAGTTTAATGAAGATTATAGTGAGGGTTCAATTAGAGTATATATCAATAATCTAAAAAAACTTCTGGGAAAAGATAAAATAAAAAATATAAAAGGTGTAGGATACAAAGTTGAGTTATAA
- the dgt gene encoding dGTPase: MIDYTKKITNHREFYAIDDINISIESDRGRILSAPALRRLQKKTQVFPLELNAAVRSRLTHSLEVSQTARFIAKTILKKSEGGVGLEKLQDAFVSIAEMTSLLHDIGNPPFGHFAEVAINNWMSKRGVKIFENLVDVSHENKDFKDMLLKDLCSFDGNAQAIRVVTKLQRLNLSYSQIASVIKYTRGAYESKPSKTEPFSYLKKKPGFYYSEKEIVEKIKENLDLKDGCRFPITYIMEAADDISYLNADMEDAVDKGILKFDDIYRLIKDECEKMKETYLLELVGKFYNKAKEKEEEPYQFNLFLTLTRANLTHALVEHVSNIYLENHEDIFNGNFNSALLEYDKDSKYTKAVEVLQNISIKYIYNYKDIQTLELKGQKILSSLFENYTPLLELSSEDFEELVKGERISCFLSQRLIRRLSAKHIVAYKDAIGKLNKEDSEKYEIQEWYYRARLLIDYISGMTDDFALNEYKTLEALI; the protein is encoded by the coding sequence ATGATTGATTACACTAAAAAAATAACAAACCATAGAGAATTTTATGCTATAGATGATATTAATATCTCTATTGAAAGTGATAGGGGACGTATTCTTTCAGCACCTGCTTTAAGAAGACTTCAAAAGAAAACACAAGTTTTTCCTTTAGAGTTAAATGCTGCTGTTAGAAGTAGATTAACACATTCATTGGAGGTTTCTCAAACAGCAAGATTTATTGCTAAAACAATTTTGAAAAAAAGTGAAGGTGGAGTTGGTTTAGAAAAACTTCAAGATGCTTTTGTTTCTATTGCTGAAATGACAAGTCTACTTCATGATATAGGTAATCCGCCTTTTGGTCATTTTGCAGAAGTTGCAATAAATAATTGGATGAGTAAAAGAGGCGTCAAGATTTTCGAAAATCTAGTAGATGTAAGTCATGAAAATAAAGATTTTAAAGATATGTTACTTAAAGACTTATGTAGTTTTGATGGAAATGCACAGGCTATAAGAGTTGTAACAAAACTTCAAAGGTTAAATCTATCTTATTCTCAGATTGCTTCAGTTATAAAATATACAAGAGGAGCATATGAAAGTAAACCATCTAAAACAGAGCCTTTTTCCTATTTAAAAAAGAAACCGGGTTTTTATTATTCTGAAAAAGAGATTGTTGAGAAGATAAAAGAGAATTTAGATTTAAAAGATGGTTGTAGATTTCCTATAACATATATCATGGAAGCTGCCGATGATATTAGTTATCTAAATGCAGATATGGAAGATGCAGTAGATAAAGGTATTTTGAAGTTTGATGATATTTATAGACTTATAAAAGATGAGTGTGAGAAGATGAAAGAAACTTATCTTTTAGAATTGGTAGGGAAGTTTTATAATAAAGCTAAAGAAAAGGAAGAAGAACCTTATCAGTTTAATCTATTTTTAACTCTTACAAGAGCTAACTTAACACATGCTTTAGTTGAGCATGTTTCAAATATATATTTAGAAAACCATGAAGATATTTTTAATGGTAATTTCAATAGTGCACTTTTAGAATATGACAAAGATTCAAAATATACAAAAGCTGTAGAGGTTTTACAGAATATCTCTATAAAATATATATACAATTACAAAGATATTCAAACTTTAGAGTTAAAAGGGCAAAAAATACTATCTTCTCTATTTGAAAATTATACCCCTCTTTTAGAGCTTTCAAGTGAAGATTTTGAAGAGTTAGTAAAAGGGGAAAGAATCTCTTGTTTTTTATCTCAAAGACTTATAAGAAGATTATCTGCTAAGCATATAGTTGCCTATAAAGATGCTATTGGCAAATTAAACAAAGAAGATAGTGAAAAGTATGAGATACAAGAGTGGTATTATAGAGCTAGATTGTTGATTGATTATATTTCAGGTATGACAGATGATTTTGCTTTAAATGAATACAAAACTTTAGAAGCTTTGATTTAG
- the pgeF gene encoding peptidoglycan editing factor PgeF: MHDIFYTFTNKDEGNLAYHVPDKKENVDKNRLALSKKFNFDIKNLISMNQVHGACVTVVGKDSPRVIDECDAIITKDKDLTLMVMVADCIPILMFDKFKGVVGAVHAGRNSTFQNISRKTALKMNEEFGCKFEDIEVIMGPSIQKCCYEVDEKLSNIVKINFGIEFEKNRYLDLQGINKKQLEELGVRNITINDRCTMCSGADYFSYRVDKTCGRFAGLISIL; the protein is encoded by the coding sequence ATGCATGATATTTTTTATACTTTCACAAATAAAGATGAAGGAAATCTAGCTTACCATGTACCTGATAAAAAAGAAAATGTAGATAAAAATAGGTTAGCATTATCAAAAAAATTTAATTTTGACATAAAAAACCTTATCTCTATGAATCAAGTTCATGGTGCTTGTGTAACTGTTGTAGGAAAAGATTCACCTAGAGTAATAGATGAATGTGATGCAATAATAACAAAAGATAAAGACTTAACTCTTATGGTTATGGTTGCCGATTGTATTCCTATTCTTATGTTTGATAAGTTTAAGGGTGTTGTTGGAGCAGTACATGCCGGTCGTAATTCAACTTTTCAAAATATTTCAAGAAAAACAGCTTTGAAGATGAACGAGGAGTTTGGATGTAAATTTGAAGATATTGAAGTTATTATGGGACCATCCATTCAAAAATGTTGTTATGAAGTTGATGAAAAACTTTCAAATATTGTAAAAATAAATTTTGGAATTGAATTTGAAAAAAATAGATATTTAGATTTACAAGGAATAAATAAAAAACAATTAGAAGAGCTAGGAGTTAGAAATATAACTATAAATGATAGATGTACAATGTGCTCAGGAGCAGACTATTTTTCATATAGAGTTGATAAAACATGTGGTAGATTTGCAGGCTTGATCTCTATCCTATAG
- a CDS encoding HAMP domain-containing sensor histidine kinase gives MSYNKRKNFIITNSIIVVFVLLLSLFINFYLTSLIGFTQDTFFIVTFTVLVFGLVLYLLLSKTIFEPLFKSDENLQKTVKETLHELNIPISTIKLNTQMLEKKITDEKAIKRLNRIKLASNELLKLYEDMEYHIKKEIDRVDISAFSLNDIVNHSLEKFDDLKKDTKIEVNIENITLQSDQNGFQKMIDNLISNALKYNLETNGLIKITYKNKNLTIFNKGKEIDTKNLFVIFDKFFQEDSSKSGFGLGLFMVKEFCDKNKIAIKIEPTKEGNSFILSLKNIIKE, from the coding sequence TTGAGTTATAATAAACGAAAAAATTTTATAATCACAAACTCGATAATTGTCGTATTTGTTTTACTTTTATCTTTATTTATTAATTTTTATCTTACTTCACTTATTGGTTTTACACAAGATACTTTTTTTATAGTTACTTTCACAGTATTAGTTTTTGGACTTGTTTTATATCTTTTATTAAGTAAAACAATATTTGAACCACTTTTTAAAAGTGATGAAAATCTTCAAAAAACAGTAAAAGAAACATTGCATGAGTTAAATATACCTATCTCAACAATTAAACTAAATACACAGATGTTAGAGAAAAAAATAACAGATGAAAAAGCGATAAAAAGATTAAATCGTATTAAGTTAGCTTCAAATGAGCTTTTAAAACTTTATGAAGATATGGAATACCATATAAAAAAAGAGATTGATAGAGTTGATATCTCAGCATTTTCATTGAATGATATTGTTAATCACAGTTTAGAAAAATTTGATGATTTAAAAAAAGATACAAAAATTGAAGTTAATATTGAGAATATTACACTACAAAGTGATCAAAACGGTTTTCAAAAAATGATAGACAATCTAATCTCAAATGCATTAAAGTATAATTTAGAAACCAATGGATTAATAAAAATCACATATAAAAATAAAAATCTTACAATTTTTAATAAAGGAAAAGAGATAGATACAAAAAATCTATTTGTTATCTTTGATAAGTTTTTTCAGGAAGACAGCTCAAAATCTGGCTTTGGCTTAGGTCTTTTTATGGTAAAAGAGTTTTGTGATAAAAATAAAATAGCAATAAAAATTGAACCTACAAAAGAGGGAAATTCATTTATTCTAAGTCTTAAAAACATTATAAAAGAGTAA
- a CDS encoding HAD family hydrolase, with amino-acid sequence MRLIMFDMDGTLIDSGTSITNTINYVRENLGFEKMEKTFVLEKLNDPNINAAKFFYGTENFTEQQKVLFEDYYHKHCLKDLEIYEGMEKLIDDLNGEFTLAVATNASSIFARKMLGHLEIEKYFKSILGYDSVKNPKPHPEMVYKILDNHNIQKQNAQMIGDSHKDIMAANNAGIDSVLVNWGFSNHDKDAIENIEELEKRIYEKFK; translated from the coding sequence ATGCGTTTAATTATGTTTGATATGGATGGGACTTTGATTGATAGTGGTACTTCTATAACAAATACTATAAATTATGTTAGAGAAAATTTAGGTTTTGAAAAGATGGAAAAAACTTTTGTTTTAGAAAAACTAAATGATCCAAATATAAATGCTGCAAAATTCTTTTATGGAACTGAGAATTTTACTGAACAACAAAAAGTACTATTTGAAGATTATTATCATAAACACTGTTTAAAAGATTTAGAGATTTATGAAGGTATGGAAAAACTAATTGATGACTTAAATGGTGAATTTACCCTTGCTGTTGCGACAAATGCAAGTTCTATTTTTGCCAGAAAAATGTTAGGACATTTAGAGATTGAAAAATATTTTAAATCAATATTAGGTTATGATAGTGTAAAAAATCCAAAGCCACACCCTGAAATGGTATATAAAATCTTAGATAATCACAATATACAAAAACAAAATGCTCAAATGATTGGTGACTCACATAAAGATATAATGGCTGCAAATAATGCAGGTATAGACTCTGTTCTGGTTAATTGGGGATTTTCAAATCATGATAAAGATGCAATTGAAAATATTGAGGAGCTTGAAAAAAGAATCTATGAAAAGTTTAAATAG
- a CDS encoding Na/Pi symporter — translation MVKKILIIFLLLVTAFYVISQENVKIILAGIAIFLIGMHFMEDGFKLFSGGTLEKILENFTQNKYKSLLTGFITTSIVQSSSLISVIVISFLSVEILSLTQGMAIVFGANLGSTTTAWIVSALGLKIKISLYAMPMIIFGVIFRFSKKNNYIGLGNVLLGLGFIFLGISYMKEGFDTLKDAIDLAKYSLPGLTGILIYVLIGIVATVVIQSSSATMAIIITALAGSNILYIDALALAIGANVGTTVTAILGSLTSNQNGKRLAFGHFVFNITTGLIALFLIYTLRDIVDFISPLFGIAEDNYSMKLALFHTIFNLLGIIVLLPFITYIVKLSKRFINDDKYKKASKPKYLSKENIKIPYNAMVSIQKEVINLYENAQKAILHAISIHTSELKKREDLDKLTSQPLNKIDTNLDDIYQNNLKLLYSEIIEFALISQQHMNKEQNEYVSQLKIASSIIVKILKDTRDIQKNLNFYLNSKNEVIKQEYLNIKQELATFIFEVNQLKDNDLDELETSTIIQVNKDKLSTLDTENNKRIDELIRSEQITSKMATSLINDTTTTFNICKNLLRIANILLVKDEKIRKLGEHDEV, via the coding sequence ATGGTAAAAAAGATATTAATCATTTTTCTACTTCTAGTTACAGCATTTTATGTAATTTCTCAAGAAAATGTAAAAATCATCTTGGCGGGTATTGCTATTTTTCTTATTGGTATGCACTTTATGGAAGATGGATTTAAACTATTTTCTGGTGGTACTTTAGAAAAGATTTTAGAAAATTTTACTCAAAATAAATATAAATCTTTACTAACAGGTTTTATTACAACTTCTATTGTTCAAAGTTCTTCATTAATCTCTGTAATTGTAATCTCTTTTTTATCAGTAGAAATTTTATCACTTACTCAAGGTATGGCGATAGTATTTGGAGCAAATCTTGGAAGTACTACAACTGCATGGATAGTTTCTGCTTTAGGACTTAAAATAAAAATCTCATTATATGCAATGCCTATGATTATTTTTGGTGTAATTTTTAGGTTTTCAAAGAAAAATAATTATATAGGATTAGGTAATGTTCTTTTAGGTTTAGGTTTTATATTCCTAGGAATCTCTTATATGAAAGAGGGATTTGATACCCTAAAAGATGCTATTGATTTAGCAAAATATTCACTCCCTGGATTAACAGGAATACTAATCTACGTCCTAATAGGTATAGTTGCTACTGTTGTTATTCAATCAAGTAGTGCAACTATGGCTATTATCATTACAGCTTTAGCGGGTTCAAATATTTTGTATATAGATGCTTTGGCTTTAGCAATTGGAGCTAATGTTGGTACAACAGTTACTGCAATATTAGGTTCCCTAACCTCTAATCAAAATGGTAAAAGATTAGCTTTTGGTCACTTTGTTTTTAATATTACAACTGGACTAATTGCACTATTTTTAATATATACCTTAAGAGATATAGTTGATTTTATTTCTCCTTTATTTGGAATTGCCGAAGATAACTATTCTATGAAACTTGCACTTTTTCATACTATTTTTAATCTCTTAGGAATAATTGTATTATTGCCATTTATCACCTATATTGTTAAGTTATCAAAAAGATTTATAAATGATGATAAATATAAAAAAGCATCAAAGCCAAAGTATTTATCAAAAGAGAATATCAAAATACCATATAATGCTATGGTATCAATACAAAAAGAGGTTATAAACCTATATGAAAATGCCCAAAAAGCTATTTTGCATGCAATATCAATACATACAAGTGAACTCAAAAAAAGAGAAGACTTAGACAAGTTAACATCTCAACCTTTAAATAAAATAGATACCAACTTAGATGATATTTATCAAAACAATCTAAAACTCCTTTATAGTGAGATTATAGAGTTTGCTTTAATTTCTCAACAACATATGAATAAAGAACAAAATGAATATGTATCACAATTAAAAATAGCTTCAAGTATTATTGTAAAAATATTAAAAGATACAAGAGATATTCAAAAAAATCTAAATTTTTATCTAAATAGTAAAAATGAAGTAATAAAACAAGAATACCTAAATATAAAACAAGAATTAGCAACATTTATTTTTGAAGTGAATCAATTAAAAGATAATGATTTAGATGAGCTTGAAACTTCTACTATTATCCAGGTAAATAAAGATAAATTATCTACTTTGGATACAGAAAACAACAAAAGAATAGACGAATTAATAAGAAGTGAGCAAATTACATCTAAAATGGCTACATCTTTGATAAATGACACAACTACAACATTCAATATTTGTAAAAACTTACTTAGAATTGCAAATATTTTATTAGTAAAAGATGAAAAAATAAGAAAACTAGGGGAACATGATGAAGTTTAA
- a CDS encoding tRNA (cytidine(34)-2'-O)-methyltransferase, with product MFNIVLLEPRIPGNVGTIGRLAFAMNCTLHLIKPYGFGEITEKEVRRAGLDYWYDLDVREYENIEDFWSKNPLSDRHFFATTKTDKVYFDAEYKVGDFIYFGREDAGLPESLLDRNKENCVTIPMTNEARSLNIANSVSIVAYEALRQNFKEFK from the coding sequence ATGTTTAATATAGTATTATTAGAACCAAGAATCCCAGGAAATGTTGGGACAATAGGGCGTTTAGCTTTTGCCATGAATTGTACTTTGCATCTAATAAAACCTTATGGTTTTGGTGAGATTACAGAAAAAGAGGTTAGGCGTGCGGGGCTTGATTATTGGTATGATTTAGATGTTCGTGAATATGAGAATATTGAAGATTTTTGGTCAAAAAACCCTTTATCTGATAGACACTTCTTTGCTACTACAAAAACTGACAAAGTTTATTTCGATGCAGAATATAAAGTAGGGGATTTTATATATTTTGGTAGAGAAGATGCAGGACTACCAGAAAGTTTATTGGATAGGAACAAAGAAAATTGTGTAACTATTCCCATGACAAATGAAGCAAGAAGTTTAAATATTGCAAATTCTGTTTCTATAGTTGCATATGAAGCTTTAAGGCAAAACTTTAAAGAGTTTAAATAA